From a region of the Cucumis sativus cultivar 9930 chromosome 6, Cucumber_9930_V3, whole genome shotgun sequence genome:
- the LOC116404374 gene encoding uncharacterized protein LOC116404374, translating into MSRLCETFQEKRLLQQDRRSKNKYNHRISRKGYANLIEKMKKEGSNQQELDRAIMWKKCPLQVGSTECGYYVMRYLREIVTRGSIVISDAIDTRRSYSQAELDEVRVELADFLGSYI; encoded by the exons ATGTCTAGATTGTGTGAAACTTTTCAG gaaaaaagacTTCTCCAACAAGATAGACGATCTAAGAACAAGTATAACCATAGGATTTCGAGGAAGGGTTATGCCAATCTTATCGAGAAAATG AAAAAGGAAGGTTCAAACCAACAAGAGTTGGATCGAGCCATCATGTGGAAGAAG TGTCCACTACAAGTCGGGAGTACTGAGTGTGGATACTACGTCATGAggtatttgagagaaattgtgaCTAGGGGAAGCATTGTCATATCTGATGCG attgaTACACGAAGATCATACTCACAGGCAGAACTAGACGAGGTGCGAGTTGAGTTAGCTGACTTTTTGGGTTCTTACATATGA